The genomic region CAGCAGACCTTCTTCGGACCTCAGCCAAAGAAACCCAAGTTGTTGATTTGCTTCATCTGCCTACGAACTACGGTAATTTCGCGTGTTCTTCGACTGGCGAACAAAGTGCTACATCCTTATGGGGAATAGGACGCTCCCATTGAAAGGCCTAGGATGAGCCGAGACAGAGGATTTTCACTGATCGAGCTGCTGATCGTCGTGGCGATAATCCTAATTATCGCGGCGGTGGCCATTCCCAACTTCCTGCGGGCACGTATTTCAGCGGATGAGGCCTCGGCGGGGAGTTCGGTACGTAAGATAGCGACCGCGGAGTACGCCTACAACGCATCGTATCCTGACGTGGGGTTTGCCGTTGATCTGGCCAGTTTGGGCGGACCGGCGGCTTGTAGTCCCACCTCGGCTAGTGCGTGCATACTGGACAGTGTTCTAACCACCGGAGTGAAAACTGGATATACTTTCCTGGCTGCAGGATTTTCGCCGAGTGGAGGTGCGAATACTTCCTTCGTGACCTCATCGGCTCCCCAGAACTTCAATATCACCGGCGTCCGCAACTTCTGTATTGTGACCGACGGAGTGTTGCGAATCGACCCAGGCGGCGCGCCCCCAGCCGCTGATGTCCCGACCTGCACCGCCTATCCGATGCGGCAATA from Terriglobales bacterium harbors:
- a CDS encoding prepilin-type N-terminal cleavage/methylation domain-containing protein, encoding MSRDRGFSLIELLIVVAIILIIAAVAIPNFLRARISADEASAGSSVRKIATAEYAYNASYPDVGFAVDLASLGGPAACSPTSASACILDSVLTTGVKTGYTFLAAGFSPSGGANTSFVTSSAPQNFNITGVRNFCIVTDGVLRIDPGGAPPAADVPTCTAYPMRQ